In a single window of the Gadus macrocephalus chromosome 6, ASM3116895v1 genome:
- the LOC132459121 gene encoding fibroblast growth factor receptor 1-A-like, translated as MMGPSMLLVLALCAHVLPAQSRPASATADEGPAPELPAELFTLYPGDRLDLDCPSKDSLQAAVNWTKDQAALTDDEHTRLHGAQLEIETVEPSDSGLYACTSFGNYSVFFNVSVDTLASSEDDDEEEESSSEEAKLLGSGKLLRKCLLTSPSELCVVHLARVLVCVVLLRRHFIAVCNVDPLSPTDPCLFPSPPRLAPPTAVPHYPPASHTYLEVVIYCVGFFIIAVMVATVVLFKMRTTSKKSDFSGQLAVHKLAKSIPLRRQVSVDSSSSIHSGVMLVRPSRLSSSGSPMLSGVSEYELPQDPRWELSRERLVMGKRLGEGCFGQVVMGEALGLDKEKPNRVTKVAVKMLKSDATEKDLSDLISEMEMMKIIGKHKNIINLLGACTQDGPLYVIVEFASKGNLREYLRARRPPGMEYCYNPDQVPVENMSIKDLVSCAYQVARGMEYLSSKKCIHRDLAARNVLVTDDNVMKIADFGLARDIHHIDYYKKTTNGRLPVKWMAPEALFDRIYTHQSDVWSFGVLLWEIFTLGGSPYPGVPVEELFKLLKDGHRMDKPSTCTHQLDMMMRDCWNAVPSHRPTFKQLVEDLDRCLAMTSNQEYLELSVGVDQYSPNYPDTRSSTCYPDTRSSTCSSGEDSVFSHDAGVEEPCLPKFPPHPNGAAVKKR; from the exons ATGATGGGGCCCAGCATGCTACTGGTCTTGGCTCTCTGTGCCCATGTGTTGCCAGCTCAGTCGCGGCCTGCTAGCGCTACGGCAGATGAAG gccccgccccggaGCTCCCGGCCGAGCTCTTCACCCTGTACCCCGGGGACCGCCTGGACCTGGACTGCCCCTCCAAGGACTCCCTCCAGGCCGCCGTCAACTGGACCAAGGACCAGGCGGCGCTCACCGACGACGAGCACACGCGGCTCCACGGCGCGCAGCTGGAGATCGAGACGGTGGAGCCGTCCGACTCGGGCCTCTACGCCTGCACCTCCTTCGGCAACTACAGCGTGTTCTTCAACGTGTCTG tGGATACGCTGGCGTCCTCTGAGGATGACGACGAAGAGGAAGAGTCCTCCTCCGAGGAGGCTAAACTCCTGGGCAGTGGGAAACTGCTACGTAAGTGTTTGCTGACATCGCCCTCCGAAT tgtgtgtggttcactTAGCGcgtgttctcgtgtgtgtggttttattgCGAAGGCATTTCATAGCTGTCTGCAATGTTGACCCCTTGTCCCCCACTGACCCctgcctcttcccctcccccccccgcctggcCCCCCCCACAGCGGTCCCCCACTACCCCCCCGCCAGCCACACCTACCTGGAGGTGGTGATCTACTGCGTGGGCTTCTTCATCATCGCCGTGATGGTGGCCACGGTGGTGCTCTTCAAGATGCGCACCACCTCCAAGAAGAGCGACTTCAGCGGGCAGCTGGCCGTCCACAAGCTGGCTAAGAGCATCCCGCTGCGCAGACAG GTGTCTGTGGACTCCAGCTCCTCCATCCACTCTGGGGTCATGCTGGTGCGGCCCTCCCGCCTCTCCTCCAGCGGCTCCCCCATGCTGTCGGGGGTCTCGGAGTACGagctgccccaggacccccGCTGGGAACTGTCCCGCGAAAG GCTGGTGATGGGCAAGCGTCTGGGGGAGGGCTGCTTCGGCCAGGTGGTGATGGGAGAGGCCCTGGGCCTGGACAAGGAGAAGCCCAACCGCGTCACCAAGGTGGCCGTCAAGATGCTGAAGT CGGACGCCACCGAGAAGGACCTGTCGGACCTCATCTCGGAGATGGAGATGATGAAGATCATCGGCAAGCACAAGAACATCATCAACCTGCTGGGAGCCTGCACTCAGGACG GCCCGCTCTACGTGATCGTTGAGTTTGCGTCGAAGGGGAACCTCAGGGAGTACCTGAGGGCCCGGCGGCCCCCCGGCATGGAGTACTGCTACAACCCGGACCAGGTGCCCGTGGAGAACATGTCCATCAAGGACCTGGTCTCCTGCGCCTACCAGGTGGCCCGCGGCATGGAGTACCTGTCCTCCAagaag tgtATCCACAGGGATCTGGCTGCTCGTAACGTCTTGGTAACCGACGACAACGTGATGAAGATCGCAGACTTTGGCCTGGCCCGCGACATCCACCACATCGACTACTACAAGAAGACCACCAAC GGCCGCCTGCCAGTCAAGTGGATGGCACCTGAAGCCCTGTTCGACCGCATCTACACCCACCAGAGTGATGT CTGGTCGTTTGGCGTGCTGCTGTGGGAGATCTTCACCCTGGGGGGCTCCCCCTACCCTGGGGTACCCGTGGAGGAGCTCTTCAAGCTGCTGAAGGATGGGCACCGCATGGACAAGCCCTCCACCTGCACGCACCAACT GGACATGATGATGAGGGACTGCTGGAACGCCGTACCCTCTCACAGACCCACCTTCAAGCAGCTGGTGGAGGACCTGGACCGCTGCCTGGCCATGACCTCCAACCAG GAGTACCTGGAGCTGTCGGTGGGCGTGGACCAGTACTCCCCCAACTACCCGGACACGCGGAGCTCCACCTGCTACCCGGACACGCGcagctccacctgctcctctggCGAGGACTCTGTCTTCTCCCACGACGCAGGCGTCGAGGAGCCCTGCCTGCCCAAGTTCCCGCCACACCCCAACGGCGCCGCCGTCAAGAagcgctaa